TGTATAGCACCATGGTGTGCATATTATGGGAGTACAATAGGAATGACACAACTTAAGAGGTTTAACAATAAGGTATTGTATAAACATGAGCGATTCCCTTCCCCATATGTTTGTACGGGATGTTATTTAAAATACGGTATCCGTGCAGGGAATGACGATTGGACGGAGATAGGTGACATCGTTGAGTTGGGGTGGGCAAAAGTACGGCCATTGCTGAATAAAGGGCATAGTCTTACGGAGAGTGCAACCAGTTTGGGTGTCCCCGTGCACAGTGTCTCCCGGGTCGCTGGGTATTTAATGCGACATCGACTGGTCGCAAACCACGTCATAGAAAAATACGCTCCAAAGGAGATTCCAGACCAGCTGGTAGATAAGTTCCGAAACGTACACAGTAAACGCGGTAGCAGCGTGGAAATGATAGCGAAGAAATATGGATGGACAAAACTCCATTATCACTATTACGTTGCAGGATATGATGTTAGACACTATTTGTACTTGGACTCAGACAAACCAAGACACCCGCGATTACATAAGGGAACAGCAAAGGGCGAGTGGCGAAAAAAGGTTGAAGACTATTTGGAAATGTGCGTCAAACTAGAATTGGAGGTCTCCATTCGGGGAGTGGCGAAGGCTCTGAATTGCAGCCCCATCTTGTTGCATAGATACGGACTAAATAAAATTATCAATAATGCTCGTGTTAAACAGCAAAAAAGCAAGGCGGCCGAACTGTGGAAACAGGTAAGAGAATATGTAAGAACGCGTCAAGAAGAGGAATGGTTGAATCCACGTGGTTTTTATCCATATGCAGGTCATGGAGAAAAGTGGCTAAGGAGATACCATCCAGAAATAGTTACGTGGTTGTCTAAGCAAGCTCTCTGCCATAAGAAGAAACGTTCCCAACAGAGGTATAACGAGTTGGCGCAACAAGTCACAGAGGCTGTTGGGCAACTGTTTCTAGAGGAGATGAGTATCTCTCTTCAAAGTGTTGCAAAACAGCTCGGAGTAGATAACTCAGTATTCCATAGAACCCCTGCTCTAAAAGAGGCGTTTTATGAGGCTCTTGCGACCATAAATCAGAGATGAAAGGCTATTCACTATTCATGTTAAACATTCTCACTTCAAGAAGAAAGAAAAATTTTAAAAATTTATTAAAAGCAAGACGGACTCCTTACACTGCTCGACCTGAAGCACCCTACTTTTTAAATTATTTTACGATAAGGTATTGTTGGAATATTGAAGAAGACGGTCAAGAATGTGATTAGACTCCCATGCCGCCGGGGCGGCACCAGCAGAAGGATGAAAATGCCTTTGTGTTGAATGATTTTTTGGTGGCTGGCGAAGGCAGGTCGTCACTCCTTGGTGCCTCGAGCCCGCTGATTAGACTGACTACGACGACCAGGTGCACCACAGAATGTCGCTCTCCTCCTCGGAGAAGCACGCAGGATAGAATGATCCGTTATGGTCGTTGCACCAGCCCTTCAATATTACCAGTCCATCAGGAAGGATTGGCATGGATGTCGTATACGAACGTTGTTGCGGCCTCGATGTGCACAAGAAGACGGTGGTCGCCTGTGTGCTGACGCCGGAGGCCAAGGAGATTCGCACGTTCTCCACGATGACGGAGGATCTCCTGGAGATGGTTGACTGGTTAGGACAACATGAATGCACGCATGTTGCTATGGAAAG
This is a stretch of genomic DNA from Alicyclobacillus dauci. It encodes these proteins:
- a CDS encoding TniQ family protein gives rise to the protein MENSLQIRPRPIEGEGLTSYLLRASKKNEVGFLDIWRLSKTTQYKIVQFKLANQIDVTPEKVFNLTILSNLLGIAVVDLKRMTFSYAAEKFSQSGRTFRRLLELRIRRICPICSLEGKGYKLLWQVREIEICDVHHVTLQTRCPKCGVEQPYIRDECTATFTCYKCGTHLSEDKQYNIVTDHTFITEQLRRYRDWAFLVNHYTNPSRVFGISAIQQAITALYIIQNEGSTFCRDSCRTNSQVSWIIERMRTKPSDAPIIPVENLLALVRSRGIEMNRLAEMKVPDTFIKSVHEYLEPADVPIAAPCIAPWCAYYGSTIGMTQLKRFNNKVLYKHERFPSPYVCTGCYLKYGIRAGNDDWTEIGDIVELGWAKVRPLLNKGHSLTESATSLGVPVHSVSRVAGYLMRHRLVANHVIEKYAPKEIPDQLVDKFRNVHSKRGSSVEMIAKKYGWTKLHYHYYVAGYDVRHYLYLDSDKPRHPRLHKGTAKGEWRKKVEDYLEMCVKLELEVSIRGVAKALNCSPILLHRYGLNKIINNARVKQQKSKAAELWKQVREYVRTRQEEEWLNPRGFYPYAGHGEKWLRRYHPEIVTWLSKQALCHKKKRSQQRYNELAQQVTEAVGQLFLEEMSISLQSVAKQLGVDNSVFHRTPALKEAFYEALATINQR